The Nicotiana tomentosiformis chromosome 2, ASM39032v3, whole genome shotgun sequence genome includes the window CATCTACTATGATGACTTTTCGAGGATAAGGATTTGAAGAAGACATAGTTGTATGGGGAAGTAGTACGTAATGAAGAACAATAGTAAGTTGTGAATAAAGAACACTGAAGAAAGTTTTTCGTAAAAGTAAAGGCAAAGGATGTATTTATATGCAGAAGCAACCATCATGTAAAGAGGGTAGTGATGGAAACGTCATTATGAAAACGGTCACTTCGTGACTGATGCAGTCGCAAAAAAGACCTAAAACCCGGGGAAGAGTTGCAGAACCAATCGATGACTGCCGCGTGTCACATACAGTAAATGGAAGTGACATACGACGCATTGGTTCAGAGGAAGATGTAATGGTACGTGAGAAACGACGGCAAAACATTCCCGCCATAAATGTGATCCACTTCCCAAATATTCAATTGCTGAATAATTGATAAGTGGGGGGACTATTTGTATTGGTAAAAATAAATGTTACACGTGGATTTAATTATGTGGTTGACATGACAAGGCACGTGGATCACTAGAAAAGCGACAGCTGAAGAGGAGCACTAAAAGAGACACGAGTCGCAGCAGATACGAACAAATCACCCACGAGGTGAAAAGAAATGGTTGCTCGAGTCTCTTTAAGTTATATGAAGAGGCACCGGTGGAATGGACCAAGACAGTAAAAAGGGCATATTCATGAATCTTCAATTAATGAGCGTGGATGATTACAAACGTTACAGAATCTTCACGAACAGTTACAATTACCAATTAGAACGTTtcattaatgtcattaatgctcataataaCTCTGTCTTAAAAGGAAAAAGACGTTGTACTTGAAGACCTCTATATAAGGGAAAGAAATGTCATTTGTACAGACACGTTCTGATTATTATTGGAATATAATTACTTACTTATGCTTTCTATTGATTACTTTgttatttcttattctaatttcctttcttatttctgagagaatattgaatttcttgattatcagtaacccgaatacttctaaaaataggctttgactgagaatctaattctttggttaaacaTAGTTCACTTTCCACCTTGCTCACTATTTCACCCATCACTGCATTTATTTAGTTACCAAACAGTATTAAGAGGGGGAAAATGATTTCCTTCACTTATTTGCGAAAGTCCTTTTCCTTATAACTATTTTCACTTTTAACTTCTTATTATTTGCTCTAGCTAACACTTAGCTTGCGTTGGTAcatagatttgattgaaacttgaaaaaaatatttttgaagttgtattgaaaaataatttttaaaagttaaaattgtgtttggacgttcattttatttgaagaaaagttgAACTTTTGTGAGTGGAAGGGAAGgaaaaatttcacccaaaaactgTCCTAACCCAGTTTTGGggaatttgaaatttttgaagtttttttcCCCAAGACGATCATAtttaataaacaaaaaatattttcaattttttttatatgaagccaaaatctatggccaaacaggAGCTTATACATAACATTGTAGTactttttttcaattaaaatgcTCTCCAATTTGCTACTCATATTGATCTTTGATGTATATGTTTTGCACCACTAACCAAACAACGGAAAATATTTTcgtaaaaaaatacttttgtcaTACCAGTTTTACCTTTTGTCGGAAGAACATATCCAAGAAGCCTAGAAATTTCAATGACTGATCCAGAAGTGAGCTTTATGTCATCAGATGCTTCACCCATGATCCtaatataacaacacaatattAGAGTTTTGAAATTAATATATGGTTGATTACAATTAATTAGCTAGCTAAGTATTTAAAATTGTTATAATTAAGTAGTACTAGTACTTTTTGGTTAGTTCTTCATTCTTGGCACCAGTGAGCTTCTTTATGGCTGGACCAAGGCCTTCATCAAAATTCTTTCTTACCATACTCATTGATAGCCCAGAAAACACTATTACCAAACGCACCATCATCCCAAAATCACTGTCAATTACCATTTGATACATTTCCTTTGTTGGTTTTGATGGTGCTTTATTCCCAATCTTTGACTGCATAATTAGTTCCTTCATTTTCTCATTGTCTGCATATATTCCTGGAGAttcaaagaagaagaaatggTTAATTTGGATGAATACAGCAGTATTTGTTTCTAATCCCTATCGGAATTTGTTTAAAGCTGGTAAGGATTAATAATCTTGAACAAGAAAGCCAGCAATGCTGCTAAAATAAAGGGTCAATTTTCGTGTATGGTCACTGAATCTTAGTTACAGTAACAGTAAAGTCACAAAACTACTTTTTATCTCGTCATAAtaaatatcaaaaatttcaccaaAATACTTTTATATACTTAAAGTAACTAAACTTAGTTTATCCACTATAATATAAAGTTGTAAAAACTTTACCTACTATAGCAGTAAAGTCATGATATTTTGCCATTATATACATAGTGGATGAAGGTTAGTGATTTTATTATTATACTAGGTAAAGTTCAACTATTATAATAATgtgacccaaaaaaaaaaaaatgtggcTTTACTCTTATAGTTGATAAGTTCAGTTACTTTAATTTAATATGATCAAAAAGTATTCTGGACTATAGAGAATAAAACTAACACAGAGACGGAACGAAAAGTGAAGTTATGTTGCTAACATTATGAAAGATATAGATTTAATTAGAAGATAATTAATTACCAAAGCCATAGATTTTGAGGCCAATGCCAAGCATGCTCTTCTTCCTTAAACCTACAGCTTTCAATAACTTCCCATCTTGTAGTTTGACAGGAAAAGTAACTCCAGTTTTTGGTTCAGTCTCAACTGGAATTTCCTCCTCTTTTATTGGTTAAGCTTGGTCACATTTCTCCTTCTTTTCCTCTTCAGTTTTGTCACAACCAGAATCCTCCTTTTCTGTTTCAGTGTTAGCACTCTTTGGTTCACCTTCAGTAATCTGTTTTTCATCATTTGCAGCTGATTTATTCAAAGCAAGACCAGTTTTAGGGTCAATTTCAACTGCCTCAGTCTTTGCAGTGACATCTTCCATTGTGCTTGGCATTTTTAAGTTGATGGTTAAATTAAAGGCAAAGAGGATAGTATGATATATTGGTTCTTGCTGTGGTTTGAAGTTTTAGAGGCAAAAGGGGTTTATTTATAGTGTGAAATTGCATGAGGGGGTTGTTGTGAAATACTCCATTCgatccactttaattgattttttagtatttttacgatccataatatttgattttttcagatatcaagaaggaattaacttcttttttcaaaattattCTTAGAGTAAAGAACCTAGAAGTATTTGTTATAGTTCCAATGAACatattaaggttaatatggtcaatttcattattaattaatgttaaaagatgAATTCTTTAATATGTGCAAAAACAgacaaaaaaatcaattaaagtggaccggagaaaatatcattttattgaTTTTGCCATGCAAGGTAAGGAGTCCGGAACCaaagtgtggttcttttggactcaagcaACCATAATATGTGAAAAAAAAGATTGTGCACCTTAATATATATAACGCAGTTATTCACCGCCTATACCTTAACGGCacatttgtccgttaaggtatagcgcggtcaATAACCGCGCTTTATTTGAACTTAAATGGGCGGGAAGGTATTGCGTCCATATGTACCGCGGTATAGTATAGCGCGGTACATATGCGCGCGTTATAGTCAGCCTCCTTCCCCATTAAAAAAACAGAAAACCAGCCCCCCTCCATTTTTAACGAAAAAAACTCGGTTGGAACCCACTGATCCCACAAAAAGTGTAGATTCTCGGTCACACATCGTATCTAAGGCGTTATCTCGTAGTTAGGGGtattcaaaaccgaaccgaaatcgaaacttaatggcttattggtatcgggttaacggtttaacggacggggaacgaattaaattttttttattaacggcttatcggtttagggacggattattcaattttcttaacggataatccgttaacccgttaagaatatatatatatatatatatatatatatatatatatatatatatatatatcaaaaaccctttcacTTCTTCTACTACTCCATCTCTAAGTTCTAAtgcctaattcctaaataatcagaacccttaCGTACTATGCATTAGAAGATCCGaggcttggcttagcttagcttagcttattctcccaccctacaacaagattgttgAAGCTgctgtctatggttcacctctgcttttgttttttttaaaattaatacatgttgtctatgtttaatagaagaacaatagtgttgtgccacaacttttttcactctacaacacatgacacactacatcattcttatgtaggcgttaacagacatgtatgtctggactcaatgtgtaattttctattctgaatttgtatgctaggaggtcaacaaacaattaatgaaCGCAATATATaatgaattaggccgataaaccgcccaataaccgcccgataagagctaaaccattaccaatccgcccgatatcttatcgggtggctagcggattaatacatttaaaagtcgataaccgttaagccaaaccgttaagagtaattaactgcccaatccgcccgataagcagccctactcGTAGTGGGTTGCTCatttcggctccaaatcaccaaatcttcaactttccaaaaaattaaaatcgaggtattccgacttattttttgttaaaactcatgtataaaaaatacctattagttattttttactgtgtTCTATGTTATTTCGTAATTATTTTgcgatttaattaatttgttattttttatccggattatatTATTAGGGTgctaaaaaaaatagtaaaatagagaaaaattgttattagttgttataaaaatgttaattagttattttttattgtggtatatgtattttcgcgattattttgtgattaaattaatttattatttttatccgtattggattatttatgtgctaaaagattaataaaatagataaattattattttaggaaTAATTAATCTTATTTAGATGTTATTGGTGTACATATATGAATATGTGACTTTAATGTTGTTTAGTTCCCTGTAGTGTTATGTTGTGCCCGTAATTTTAATGTAGTGCTCGTATTTATAATGTAGTGCttttttagcgtagtaaaatgtagtgccctttagcatagtatctttgtagttattaaaattaattatttaattatctgttaaacacaaaatatctgaaaaaactgatagttcaaacacaaactctcttgaattatagtcaacaaatattagaaaataatattaaaaaataacaatatttgacaaactaagtattgttatatgaatatttaataattaaatcttgtatagttataaaaattaattatttaattttattatggtcaaaaataggtgagtaacaaacatacatataaaataagaaacaaacatataaaataagaaactaacatattcaataataaaaaaacatataaaatagtaaactaacatataaaataataaagtaacatataaaataataaactaacatataaaatgataaaccaacatataaaatataaaattataatatataaaatgtatcaacctaattaacaatatagtaaaaatatagaataaattttaatattaaacatattgcaatatatttaaagatgttaagcaattaaaaaaataaaaatactttaattaatattgttcaatttacattagtcgtcatggaggttccgcctgtgcatcccggacctgcattgctagagctactgttgctacaggcCGAGCATAGGTCTTCATACATATGGGAGGGGCAGTGTTTGTCCCAGACATTCCGCGCTAGACAGatagacgatatgtgggagttCATTAGGACCCACCCTGTCACGAACCGAAATTCTCACtttcgggaccgtgatagcgcctagcattttacttgctaggcaagccaacgttaaaataattttaaccatttttttttaacaatttaatttaattaataataaagaaactaataactggaataaaatctgaaataaaatgagtaaactataataataataatagcgatatctaaatatcatcccagaactggtgtcacaggtgcacgagctactagaataatacaaataagggtcaaaatgaaaataaatacacagctaaaataaagtagatggggacttcagagctgcaaaCGTTGTGCAGCTACACCTCAAGTCTTCTgtggatagctgaatccgagcaaatctactgtacaccgctgggaccaactccggtatctgcacaagaagtgcagcgtgtagtatgagtacaaccgaccccatatacccagtaagtatcgagcctaacctcgacgaagtagtgacgaggctaatgcaggtcacttacattaacatgtacacaataataataataataataataataataacaacaatataggAGAACAGGAATAAAAATTAAACTGGTAAATCATATCAACAATCAAGCCAActcgacagtcataaccaattattacttaaatcactttccgttgcggcgtgcaacacgatcccacaatatattcatattcaattttgttgttgcgtgcaacccaatcccacaatatactcattttcatttaattccatttgcggcgtgtaacccaatccttaatatatcttttcaatcaattctgttgccgcgtgcaacccgctcctccaatatattcactttcaatcaattctgttgcggcgtgcaacccgctcctcaataatataatttaccaattctaataaaataaattattccaataaatgcaataattaatattgaattataagacaacaagcatataataattataatttatttagaaacaagtgatgacaagtagcaattaattgtgaaaattaagaAGGAAATATacaatttaatatttagtatgctaaatgtcaaataacaattaagtcacataaatcaaataagcatgtagcaaatatagcatggattcaaggcataatattgagcaataaatatgagagaaataattaatataataattaattcatgatttaaaataatttatgattttcagataaatatgcaaacaatcaatttgatgacgtataggcactcgtcacctcgcctatacgtcgttacacatgaaattcatgaaacaataattcaagggttctattccctcaagtcaaggttaaccacgacacttacctcgcttcgcaaccaaattcaagatttcaataaacctttgcctcgcgaattgatgtctgaaagcttcaaatctagtcacaaacaattcaatattctcaacacgaattgaaggaattaattccatatgaaattactaatttttcgaattaaaatatgaaattcatttcaaaaatcgatagtgggacccatatctcgaatcccgaaaaaactcacgaaatctgaacactcgttccaatacgagttcaaccatacaaaaattatcgaattccgacatcagattggctttcaattcttaaatttttgtttttgaaagattttataaaaatctgattttcttccataaatttatggattcatgatgtaaatgagtatggaatcatgaactataactaatttcggataaagaatacttacccaactcAAACTCGTAAAAAATGCCTCTGAAAtccccaaaaccgaggtctaaaactctaaaaatgaacaaaaatgtcgGACTCCAGACATATATATTCTGTCCAGGAAAGTCGTATCTTTGAGATGCGACTTGTCTCAAAATGTTCAAGCCAAAAATTGCAGTACCAGCCTTCAgctaatcgatcataactttctatacaaatatccaaatcatgaatggtttatctttctggaaacgagaatcaaagagctacaactttcttgttttgataatttctagattccttatatattgcgagatataagcttccaaagtcagtcctgtgcatcagaaatttctggcgatgcacactgtcagGAAAACAAAAACTGTATTACGagccttcagtcaatcgatcataacttctgtacaaatgtccaaatgctAAATGGTGTATCTtgctggaaactagaatcaaaggaatacaactttcatcttttgataattttcatattccttatagattgtgagatataagcttccaaattcagccatgtgcatcagaaatttctggcgatgcacaggCAAATAAAAACTGCATTACCagccttcagtcaatcgatcataactttctgtacaaatatccaaatgataaatggtttatctttatggaaactagaatcaaatatctacaacttttatgttttgataatttctagATTCactatagattgcgagatataagcttccaaaattagctctgtgcatcagaaatttcgcacacTGCTGTCGAAAACCAGtagttaaaaatgacctaaatattatctgaaaccactgcgaaactcacctgaacccctcgggaccccgtccgaacataccaaaaagtctcaaaatatattatggacctactcgaggtctcaaatcacacataacaacggcAAAACTATAAATCGCGcgtcgattcggacttatgagtttatgaaattttcaattctataactcgcggcgaaacatgccaaatcaattcggaatgaacttaaattttacatgcaagtcataaatgatataatggagttGTTCTAATTTCcataatcgaattccgaccccgatatcaataaagtcaactctcggtcatactttccaaaaatcttctatttccaactttcgccaaaatgcgctgaattgtcctacggacttccaaatctaaattcgAATATGCGCCTAACtccgaaatcatcataagaatctattggaatcatcaaaattctattccggggtcgtttgttcaaaagtcaaatctccggtcaaactttagaaattcaagctttataaaatcaaatcttttatatttttcaaaaccTAACGGAAAATGTGCCTATGTACCTcagaataactttaaattttgtacataagtcataaatattgttacgaagctgatcaaactctcggaatctaaatcgggacccggtatcaataaaaaCCCAATTATGACCAAATTTATGAATTCtgaaacctttaaatttttagtttccgttaaatgccgataatttgagctagggaccttcgaatttaattatgggcatacgtccaagtccaaaattacaatacggacctaccagaattgtcaaagtactgatccgggtccgttggttcaaaacgttgaccgaagtcaactcagttgagttttaaaactttatttcatattttaatcaatttttcagataaaaaatttctgaaaaaatttatggattgtgcacgcaagtcgagaaatgctgAATAGCGCTTTTCAaggtctcagaacacataaatagatatttaaaattaaagataatatattgggtcatcacacaccCACTCTATCCCCATATAGTTAAACGCCTTCAGGATACGGGTTTCTACAGGATCATAGATATCGCCCGGTTGCAGTTCGAATGGGGGTTGATCATGGCTATGATAGAGCAGTGGGGACCGGAGACACACACGTTTTATTTACCCATCGGCGAGGCTACCATCACGCTTCAGGACGTGGAGGTTTTTTTTGGGCTGCCGGTTGATGGATTACTTGTAGCTTTACTGCATGCTGTTAGAGAATATACGAGATTGGATTACCTACAGATGTTGCAGCAGCTCACCGGTTTCCAGCCAGTGGAGGAGATTGCATTGAGTGGGGCTAGTTGTTTGCAGTTGATGTCCGTCCGGCAGAATCTGGAGGTGATGGATGCAGACATTGCGGATGATACATCGGATCTTCTTATTGATCGGTTAATGAGATTGGTGATGCAATGTTTGGTGGTTTAttattcccgaacacttcgggaaacctagtcagattgagatttcttcatcattttgagcggctagatgatttacctggtTATAGTTGGGGTGCAGCTATTCTAGGTTACCTTTATAGGCAAATGTGTCGGGCAAGCATGGGCGCCCAGAGAGACGTTGCCGGATTTTTGCCGCTGCTGCAGGTGTAAAcatagtcaattcttttcatgattataacatacatagtaagAAATAACATAAATTTTACGTCCTTAatgtatattaggtttgggcctgggagcggttcctacagttccagccacctctaccacccatcGCTCCGGATGTACCACCTCCACTATTTCTCcctttagctaggaggtgggttgattGGCGAGGCTACGGACGTGAGGTCGAGCCTCGACATCATCTCTCCTATTACAGGGATTTATTGGATTTGCTTGAAGGCGCGCAGGTACatgtatacttaagtttacttggcctagCTTTATATGTGTTACATTTACTCACGATTCTTGtttttacttaatagttcataTGGAGGCCATACAGCGACGAGCTAATAACTGTTTTGCCCAATTATTGCTCGAGCGGCTGAGTTATGTGGAGCTCTTACGTCCCATTGATGTGtctcgatattgtcgagcatcatgctatcgagcgagtccttcgccagtttggtcgACCACAGCTTGTACCTAGTCCGCCCTCTTAGCTTAGGACACATTACCAgtgggatgatcgttccagggttgACCAGACATACGTGGCCTGGCTAGAGGCACAGATTGAGATTTGGGACCGTTGGTATGAACTGAGTCCGCCACCCCCCTCCACCTGAGCATACAGATggtgagcatgagtatatgggctGGTATCGCAGCGTTACCCGACTTTTCATCGGGAATCCCGTTCATCAAGCTGGTGGTCGGTGCATTCCGTACGCTgggaggcatgaggcactggtatgttatttgttatacttacttatGACGTTAACCTATCGTAccataattaatattttacatgttgtgcaggctattggcttACATTTGTTCCACCTGTTGGGACTGCAGATGTAGCAGCATACCGGCGAGGGAGCGACAgctttgcacgagtatggccggCAGGTTACAGATCTGGCTTCCCGGACATTGAGGTGAACCCGAGATGATGAGCGCTTAGGATACGAGGCTGATTATGTGCCGTCAGAGCAGTACCATCGTGGGCCAGCAGTGGAGCCTGAAAGTGGTCAACATGGCAGGCGTGCCCAGAGAGAAAGTggtgtcccacgaggtcgtggGGGTCGGCGAGGATGTGGTCCCCAGCAATGGGGCGTTGAAGCGCCTGTTAAGGATTTTGGAGATGATCAACCGGGTGACCACCCTGAGCCAGACGATGCTCCTCATGATATGCTgtcattcagccttcagctgatgctagggacttcgcaggtgaccccgtcagctccattgttgatcgcgggcATGGCCATTATGCGTCAGGAGTGGGATCAGTATTTCCCTGGTCCCCCAGAGCTATAGACGGTTGTTGATGATCGTCCGACACGAGATGTGCATAGTGGGCGCcaactgagttatggctcatcatcatcgagggatgctgAAGATCTTTCACAGACgcaggtttgtttgtattactattatttatatttatttttatctcattgattagtcatCAATATCTAAagcgtttttatttttttttaaagacatctacctcgcccgtcacggaggccagTTTGTGCGATACTGACATGCCTGAGACGAATGATTATACTCAGGTGCCTgccgagaccatggtaagaccATTAAAAAGTTTTTAGCTAACACGTACATTAGTAATAtgtatttcatatactaaaatatcttattattctgtaggttactgctggaccgACGACCCCTTCTACCCGAGCATGCCAGCCTTACCGACGATCATGCTTcagcgcatcctccgataaagaggcgacgtgatgaggatgatcctgatagtgtaGCCGGACgagatgggatgcgcctcaggccagccaatgctttaaagcatacaggatgtgggacacattgatatttatgattatctgtatatatgacattaagtatataatagcaacattatttatgttttacattatttgggcatgtgtttttatttctcgggttatttattagtgtaatactacaacac containing:
- the LOC117279582 gene encoding chalcone isomerase-like protein 1, with the translated sequence MLGIGLKIYGFGIYADNEKMKELIMQSKIGNKAPSKPTKEMYQMVIDSDFGMMVRLVIVFSGLSMSMVRKNFDEGLGPAIKKLTGAKNEELTKKIMGEASDDIKLTSGSVIEISRLLGYVLPTKVMGEIVSKVESELLCRAYIYMYLGEDPFDKEAKDKFGTSMLSMF